The following are from one region of the Hymenobacter sp. YIM 151858-1 genome:
- a CDS encoding serine hydrolase domain-containing protein: protein MKKWLTVLLGLWSLAAVAQTGVSEPELAQCDAAVQHFMQRWKIPGATVAISRHGKLVYSRGFGHANLERTELMQPSHLLRVASVSKPVTAVAIMKLVEDGQLQLSHKAFGPEGYLNTPYYTGVIEDARIYDITVQQLLEHTAGWNRNAGVDGFSSSDPIDFPLHVAAAMLVPNPVPDSTLVRYLLGKGLNFTPGSRFAYSNIGYLVLGKIIERVTGQPYEAWVRRHILEPTGVSEAHLGRNLLADKLEREAEYFSKDTRESCYGTGKRVPYPYGGWNLEAMKAHGGWLFSARDLVRLVLAIDGSPTRPDLLLPATLDTMTTSHEPNRRYAKGWLVNKDRTTWWHTGSLDGTASCVVRTASGYTWAILLNSRSTTNRFWNDLEELGWECINGTNAWPSYDLFPPEQNASQLRVASLSANTARLTWSKGNGSGRLLVLQEKSPVRELPQDGTNYVADATLGRGAILGQGSVVAAGPDSAVTVRGLQPGKTYYARLVEYNQSEATGQHPVYALEGNPVLEFTTPAAPLVAKSNKASKAPLARAAKARTKRTTQAARPMPNLMQTADAERTQTGQSMPDSPAIEPQSASYWIRLREMSRGLLKWFGASS, encoded by the coding sequence GTGAAGAAGTGGCTTACGGTGCTGCTGGGGCTTTGGTCGCTGGCGGCGGTGGCGCAAACAGGGGTTTCGGAACCGGAGTTGGCGCAGTGCGATGCGGCGGTGCAGCACTTTATGCAACGCTGGAAAATACCAGGTGCCACGGTGGCCATCAGCCGCCACGGCAAGCTGGTATACTCCCGCGGCTTCGGCCACGCCAACCTGGAGCGTACCGAATTAATGCAACCCTCGCACTTGCTGCGGGTGGCCAGCGTATCGAAGCCGGTAACGGCCGTGGCCATCATGAAACTGGTGGAAGACGGGCAGCTGCAGCTCTCGCACAAAGCGTTTGGCCCCGAGGGCTACCTCAACACGCCTTATTATACCGGCGTAATCGAGGACGCGCGCATCTACGACATCACGGTGCAGCAGCTGCTCGAGCACACCGCCGGCTGGAACCGCAACGCCGGCGTCGACGGCTTCAGCAGCTCCGACCCCATCGACTTTCCGCTGCACGTGGCCGCGGCCATGCTGGTGCCCAACCCCGTGCCCGACTCCACGCTGGTGCGCTACCTGTTGGGCAAGGGCCTCAACTTTACGCCCGGCAGCCGCTTTGCCTACTCCAACATCGGCTACCTCGTGCTGGGCAAAATCATCGAGCGCGTTACGGGCCAGCCCTACGAAGCCTGGGTGCGCCGCCACATCCTTGAGCCTACCGGCGTCAGCGAAGCCCACCTGGGGCGCAACCTGCTGGCCGATAAGCTGGAACGCGAAGCCGAGTACTTCAGCAAAGACACCCGCGAATCGTGCTACGGCACGGGCAAGCGCGTGCCCTACCCCTACGGCGGCTGGAACCTGGAAGCCATGAAAGCCCACGGCGGCTGGCTGTTTTCGGCGCGCGACTTGGTGCGGCTGGTGCTGGCCATTGATGGCTCGCCCACGCGCCCCGACCTGCTGCTGCCCGCCACCCTCGATACCATGACGACCTCGCACGAGCCCAACCGGCGCTACGCCAAAGGCTGGCTCGTGAACAAAGACCGCACTACCTGGTGGCACACCGGCTCGCTCGATGGCACGGCCAGTTGCGTGGTGCGCACGGCCTCGGGCTACACCTGGGCCATTCTGCTGAACAGCCGCTCCACCACCAACCGCTTCTGGAACGACCTGGAGGAGCTCGGCTGGGAGTGCATCAACGGCACCAACGCCTGGCCCAGCTACGATTTGTTTCCGCCGGAGCAGAACGCCAGCCAGCTGCGCGTGGCCAGCCTGAGCGCCAACACGGCCCGCCTTACCTGGAGCAAGGGCAACGGCAGCGGCCGCCTGCTGGTGCTGCAAGAAAAAAGCCCCGTACGCGAGCTGCCGCAGGATGGCACCAACTACGTAGCCGATGCCACGCTGGGCCGGGGCGCCATTCTGGGCCAGGGCTCGGTAGTGGCCGCCGGCCCCGATAGCGCCGTAACCGTACGGGGCCTGCAACCCGGCAAAACCTACTACGCGCGCCTGGTGGAGTACAACCAGAGCGAGGCCACCGGGCAGCACCCCGTGTACGCCCTGGAGGGCAACCCCGTGCTGGAGTTTACCACGCCGGCCGCGCCGTTGGTGGCCAAGAGCAACAAGGCCTCCAAAGCGCCCCTGGCCCGGGCAGCCAAGGCCCGCACCAAGCGCACCACTCAGGCCGCACGCCCCATGCCCAACCTGATGCAGACGGCCGATGCGGAGCGCACCCAAACGGGGCAATCCATGCCAGACTCGCCGGCCATCGAGCCGCAGTCGGCCTCGTACTGGATTCGCCTGCGCGAGATGAGCCGCGGCCTGCTGAAGTGGTTTGGGGCTTCGAGCTAG
- a CDS encoding SUKH-3 domain-containing protein yields the protein MTSFSDEVLHLLQEAGWYRGRSVDTHRYAAAIRANKFPWQEPAQRFLSEFGGLLLRFLRSDGSVTTLHFNVAQALASHASSQVLNDCMTRLGAGGFTVIGQAYAEDLLLLMDAQGRVYGGGCDDCLYLIANSGAEAIETICLDLAFEVVAAA from the coding sequence ATGACTAGCTTTTCGGATGAAGTCCTGCATCTGCTGCAAGAGGCAGGTTGGTACAGGGGCAGAAGCGTGGATACGCACCGTTACGCGGCCGCCATTCGGGCAAACAAGTTTCCGTGGCAAGAGCCTGCGCAGCGCTTTCTGAGCGAGTTTGGCGGCTTGCTGCTGCGCTTTCTGCGCTCCGACGGCAGCGTTACCACCCTGCATTTCAACGTGGCGCAGGCTTTGGCCAGCCACGCCAGCTCGCAGGTACTGAACGATTGCATGACGCGCCTAGGTGCGGGCGGCTTCACGGTGATTGGGCAGGCCTACGCCGAAGATCTGTTGTTGCTCATGGATGCGCAGGGCCGCGTGTACGGCGGTGGCTGCGACGACTGCCTGTACCTGATTGCCAACAGCGGCGCAGAAGCCATCGAAACCATTTGCCTCGATCTGGCTTTCGAGGTGGTGGCAGCGGCTTAG
- a CDS encoding GNAT family N-acetyltransferase, translating to MLHLRRATAADLPAILNIVRRVVPLMQAAGNFQWEADYPNAAVFRADIEREQLWVAELSGQIAGVAALTTDQDPEYAQADWDAAEPAVVTHRLAVAPEAQGKGIAAALLLQAEQLAAEWGLRSLRVDTNSENKATQRLFPKLGYRFAGEITLAFRPGLRFYCYEKRLGTTAG from the coding sequence ATGCTGCACCTACGCCGCGCCACCGCCGCCGATTTGCCGGCCATCCTGAACATCGTACGCCGCGTGGTGCCGCTGATGCAGGCCGCGGGTAATTTTCAGTGGGAAGCCGATTACCCCAACGCGGCGGTGTTTCGGGCCGATATCGAGCGGGAACAGCTGTGGGTGGCCGAGCTAAGCGGCCAAATAGCGGGCGTGGCCGCTCTCACCACCGACCAAGACCCCGAGTACGCCCAGGCCGATTGGGATGCTGCCGAGCCGGCCGTGGTTACGCACCGCCTGGCCGTGGCGCCGGAGGCGCAGGGCAAAGGCATTGCGGCTGCTTTGCTGTTGCAGGCCGAGCAATTGGCCGCCGAGTGGGGGCTGCGCAGCCTGCGCGTCGATACCAATTCGGAGAACAAGGCCACGCAGCGGCTGTTCCCGAAGCTGGGCTACCGGTTTGCGGGCGAAATAACGCTGGCTTTCCGGCCGGGCCTACGCTTTTACTGCTACGAAAAGCGCCTAGGTACCACAGCGGGCTAA
- a CDS encoding TCR/Tet family MFS transporter, with product MADKRKAALGFIFVTLLIDVIGFGIIIPVLPDLIRQLTGGSISEAAQYGGWLVFAFAVMQFLFSPVLGNLSDQYGRRPVLLISLFGFGLDYLLLAFAPSITWLFVGRLIAGVTGASMTTATAYIADVSPPEERAQNFGMVGAAFGLGFIIGPVIGGVLGELGPQVPFLAAAGLTFVNWLYGYLVLPESLKPENRRPFELRRANPVGSLRQLQRYPVVLGLVGSLVFIYIAAHATQSTWSYYTMQKFGWNKAWVGYSLGAVGLMVALVQGVLIRYLNPRLGAARAIYLGMALYAVGFALFAFATQGWMMFVFLVPYCLGGIAGPALQGLISSQVPANEQGELQGGLTSLVSVTSIIGPPLMTNLFAYFTGPQAPVYFPGAPFLTGAVLTVISVLLARRSLRHHLPQPVPAEQVPAQ from the coding sequence ATGGCCGATAAACGCAAAGCCGCACTGGGCTTCATTTTCGTTACCCTGCTCATCGATGTTATCGGCTTCGGCATCATCATTCCGGTACTGCCCGACCTGATTCGGCAGCTCACGGGCGGCAGCATCAGCGAAGCCGCCCAGTACGGGGGCTGGCTGGTATTTGCCTTTGCCGTGATGCAGTTCTTGTTTTCGCCGGTGTTGGGCAACCTCTCCGACCAGTACGGGCGCCGGCCGGTGCTGCTGATTTCGCTTTTCGGTTTCGGGCTCGATTACCTGCTGCTGGCGTTTGCGCCGAGCATTACGTGGCTGTTTGTGGGGCGCCTGATTGCGGGCGTTACCGGCGCCAGCATGACCACCGCCACCGCGTACATAGCCGATGTAAGCCCGCCCGAGGAGCGGGCCCAAAATTTCGGGATGGTGGGCGCGGCCTTCGGTCTGGGCTTCATTATCGGGCCGGTAATTGGCGGCGTGCTGGGCGAGCTGGGGCCCCAGGTGCCCTTTCTGGCCGCGGCGGGGCTCACCTTTGTCAACTGGCTCTACGGCTACCTGGTGCTGCCCGAGTCGCTGAAGCCCGAAAACCGCCGGCCTTTCGAGCTGCGGCGGGCCAACCCTGTCGGCTCGTTGCGGCAGCTGCAGCGCTACCCCGTGGTGCTGGGGCTGGTGGGCTCGTTGGTTTTCATTTACATCGCGGCCCACGCCACGCAAAGCACGTGGTCGTACTACACCATGCAAAAGTTCGGCTGGAACAAGGCGTGGGTGGGCTACTCCCTAGGTGCCGTGGGGCTGATGGTGGCCTTGGTGCAGGGCGTGCTCATCCGCTACCTCAACCCCCGTCTGGGCGCCGCACGCGCCATTTACCTGGGTATGGCGCTGTACGCGGTGGGCTTTGCCTTGTTCGCGTTTGCCACCCAAGGCTGGATGATGTTCGTGTTTCTGGTGCCGTATTGCCTGGGTGGCATTGCCGGCCCGGCGCTGCAAGGGCTGATTTCGTCGCAGGTGCCCGCCAACGAGCAAGGCGAGCTGCAGGGCGGCCTAACCAGCCTGGTAAGCGTTACCTCCATCATCGGCCCGCCCCTGATGACCAACCTGTTTGCTTACTTCACCGGGCCCCAAGCGCCCGTTTACTTTCCGGGGGCGCCGTTCCTGACCGGGGCCGTGCTCACGGTTATCAGCGTATTGCTGGCCCGGCGTTCGTTGCGCCACCACCTGCCCCAGCCGGTGCCCGCCGAGCAGGTACCGGCGCAGTAG
- a CDS encoding VOC family protein — protein MIQRLRTVVYPVGDLARAKQWYSQVLGQEPYFDEPFYVGYNVGGYELGLDPDGPAGGQGGPVAYWGVADAHQAYQRLLDLGASPHEAVRDVGSGILLGTVQDPSGNLFGIIQNPHFQLPA, from the coding sequence ATGATTCAGAGATTACGCACGGTGGTGTACCCCGTGGGCGACCTGGCCCGCGCCAAACAGTGGTACAGCCAGGTGCTGGGCCAGGAGCCTTATTTCGATGAGCCGTTTTACGTGGGCTACAACGTGGGCGGCTACGAGCTGGGCCTCGACCCCGACGGCCCCGCGGGCGGCCAGGGCGGGCCCGTGGCGTACTGGGGCGTGGCCGATGCCCACCAGGCTTACCAACGCCTGCTCGACCTAGGGGCCAGCCCGCACGAAGCGGTGCGCGACGTAGGCAGTGGCATTCTGCTCGGTACCGTGCAAGACCCCTCCGGTAACTTGTTCGGTATCATCCAGAACCCGCATTTCCAGCTGCCGGCGTAG
- a CDS encoding Hsp20/alpha crystallin family protein: MAIQRYSDSFGDMMPQSFSSMLDRFFNDSLNTRGRMNSFMPHVDAYETEQGYEIEASLPGLKREDIKVEFQQGRLSISGERRMQNERNDRRYHMMESQYGSFQRTFQLPDVANGQGIEATFEDGVLHITVPKDQQKTMRHQVEIRGRQPQQNNLQTGQVSDRMGQQATDIPVEAGNGHQHAGHGLQQEQPARSYQGATASAGTGASGGSAQQPTMGGQSNAGGPASWTNTSAASDSYGDGHPDDGAGSMRGSGVGS; this comes from the coding sequence ATGGCTATTCAACGTTATTCCGACTCGTTCGGCGACATGATGCCGCAGAGCTTCTCGTCGATGCTGGACCGTTTCTTCAACGACTCGTTGAACACGCGCGGGCGCATGAACTCCTTTATGCCCCACGTGGATGCGTACGAAACCGAGCAGGGCTACGAAATCGAGGCATCGTTGCCGGGCCTGAAGCGCGAAGACATCAAGGTGGAGTTTCAGCAGGGCCGGCTGTCGATTTCGGGCGAGCGGCGCATGCAAAACGAACGCAATGACCGCCGCTACCACATGATGGAAAGCCAGTACGGCTCGTTTCAGCGCACTTTTCAGCTGCCCGATGTAGCCAACGGCCAAGGCATTGAGGCTACGTTCGAAGACGGGGTGCTGCACATTACCGTGCCCAAGGATCAGCAGAAAACCATGCGCCACCAGGTGGAGATACGCGGCCGCCAGCCGCAGCAAAACAACCTGCAAACCGGCCAGGTATCGGACCGCATGGGCCAGCAGGCCACCGACATTCCGGTAGAGGCCGGCAACGGCCATCAGCACGCCGGCCATGGCTTGCAGCAAGAGCAACCGGCCCGCTCGTACCAGGGCGCCACGGCCTCGGCCGGCACCGGGGCCAGCGGCGGCAGCGCCCAGCAGCCTACCATGGGTGGTCAGAGCAATGCCGGCGGCCCCGCTTCCTGGACGAACACCAGCGCCGCCTCGGATAGCTACGGCGACGGCCACCCCGACGACGGCGCCGGCTCGATGCGCGGCTCGGGCGTGGGCTCGTGA
- a CDS encoding Hsp20/alpha crystallin family protein, producing the protein MKLISQQFLHNIAPQLDLLNTLGGGVVQAQAKVHKREQGVVIQVSAPSVDPETFHVVLNDHTLSVFAEYRHAPDDKLAAPLFVQTFDLPDTLDVTRIDAVHQDGELRVRIPYEGPNGRHREINIKRR; encoded by the coding sequence ATGAAGCTCATAAGCCAACAATTCCTGCACAACATTGCTCCTCAGCTCGATCTGCTCAACACGCTCGGCGGTGGGGTAGTGCAAGCCCAGGCCAAGGTGCACAAGCGCGAGCAGGGCGTGGTTATCCAGGTGTCGGCTCCGAGCGTCGACCCCGAGACTTTTCACGTGGTGCTCAACGACCATACGCTAAGCGTTTTTGCCGAGTACCGCCACGCCCCCGACGATAAGCTGGCCGCTCCGTTGTTCGTGCAAACGTTCGACCTGCCCGATACGCTCGACGTAACCCGCATCGACGCGGTGCACCAGGACGGCGAGTTGCGCGTGCGCATTCCGTACGAAGGCCCCAACGGCCGCCACCGCGAAATCAACATCAAGCGGCGCTAA
- a CDS encoding glycoside hydrolase family 25 protein — protein sequence MPRTRRPVPVSPRRRPAPKRRAWLPAVLWALVVLLLGTGAFYWHYRRQIHRYARRAWATFTAEQLTGREKTPLLSGYSVHGIDVSSYQGRIDWDEVSRHNVRFAFIKATEGVSLRDRRFQRNWSGAGKASIVRGAYHYFQPNYDGTDQANLFVGTVPLGPGDLPPVLDVEHPEFHDVAVMRRNVATWLRLVERHYGVRPILYSNYSFYKRYLAGHFDKYPLWLAHYEVERPALPRNKWIIWQHSDEAYVPGIRGAVDFNVYQGSYEQLLSMRIPEAGGSPAARPIGPPAP from the coding sequence ATGCCCCGTACCCGACGCCCTGTGCCCGTTTCGCCCCGACGCCGCCCGGCGCCTAAGCGCCGCGCGTGGCTACCGGCCGTGCTGTGGGCGTTGGTAGTGTTGCTGCTGGGCACGGGCGCTTTTTACTGGCACTACCGCCGCCAGATACACCGCTACGCCCGCCGGGCCTGGGCCACTTTTACGGCCGAGCAGCTTACGGGCCGCGAAAAAACGCCGTTGCTTTCGGGCTACTCCGTGCACGGCATCGATGTGTCGTCGTACCAGGGGCGCATCGACTGGGACGAGGTTTCGCGCCACAACGTGCGGTTTGCCTTCATCAAAGCCACCGAAGGCGTCAGCCTGCGCGACCGGCGCTTCCAGCGAAACTGGAGCGGCGCGGGCAAGGCCAGCATTGTGCGCGGCGCCTACCACTACTTTCAGCCCAACTACGACGGCACCGACCAGGCCAACCTGTTTGTGGGCACCGTGCCCCTGGGCCCCGGCGACCTGCCGCCCGTGCTCGATGTAGAGCACCCCGAGTTTCATGACGTGGCCGTGATGCGCCGCAACGTGGCCACTTGGCTGCGGTTGGTGGAGCGGCACTACGGCGTGCGGCCCATTCTTTACTCCAACTACAGTTTTTACAAGCGCTACCTGGCCGGGCATTTCGACAAGTACCCGCTGTGGCTGGCGCACTACGAGGTGGAGCGCCCCGCGCTGCCCCGCAACAAATGGATTATCTGGCAGCACTCCGACGAGGCCTACGTGCCCGGCATCCGCGGCGCCGTCGATTTCAACGTGTACCAAGGCAGCTACGAGCAACTGCTTTCGATGCGCATTCCGGAAGCCGGGGGCAGCCCAGCGGCCAGGCCAATTGGCCCACCCGCGCCCTAG
- a CDS encoding septal ring lytic transglycosylase RlpA family protein yields MVSAFFRLLLCLGLGASLLAGCAGSKAYTETGKASYYADKFNGRKTASGVPYRPGKRTAAHKTLPFGTVVRVTNQQNGRSVKVTINDRGPHVKGRVIDLSKKAARKIGVDKAGVAPVQVRVVRQASAAR; encoded by the coding sequence ATGGTATCTGCTTTCTTCCGCTTACTCTTGTGCCTTGGCCTGGGGGCCAGCCTGCTGGCGGGCTGCGCCGGCAGCAAGGCCTACACCGAAACCGGCAAGGCCTCGTACTACGCCGATAAATTCAACGGCCGCAAAACGGCCAGCGGTGTGCCCTACCGCCCCGGCAAACGCACGGCTGCGCACAAAACCCTGCCCTTTGGCACGGTGGTGCGCGTTACCAACCAGCAAAACGGCCGCTCCGTGAAGGTAACCATCAACGACCGGGGCCCGCACGTAAAAGGCCGCGTGATTGATCTTTCGAAGAAAGCCGCCCGTAAAATCGGGGTCGATAAGGCCGGGGTGGCGCCCGTGCAGGTGCGCGTGGTGCGCCAGGCCAGCGCCGCCCGCTAG
- a CDS encoding DUF6799 domain-containing protein — translation MKVLFSLLTLGALTLTLSAEAQTRPAPRKPATPPQRPVLKNAGVKDGVLMQQGKVMVTQHGHTSELTAPNIMSFPNGTKVQADGVVVMADGNTSQLQEGDYMSLSGRITTARMKAEQDSLIQAVKSGQSGKAKVKSKRKG, via the coding sequence ATGAAAGTTCTCTTCTCGCTCCTGACCCTAGGTGCTCTAACCCTAACGCTGTCGGCAGAGGCGCAAACCCGCCCGGCACCGCGCAAACCGGCCACTCCGCCGCAACGACCCGTACTGAAAAACGCCGGCGTGAAAGACGGCGTGCTGATGCAGCAAGGCAAAGTGATGGTAACGCAGCACGGCCATACCTCCGAGCTGACGGCGCCTAACATCATGAGCTTCCCCAACGGCACCAAGGTGCAGGCCGATGGGGTAGTGGTAATGGCCGATGGCAACACCTCGCAACTGCAGGAAGGCGATTACATGTCGCTGAGCGGCCGCATCACCACCGCGCGCATGAAGGCCGAGCAGGACAGCCTGATCCAGGCCGTGAAGTCGGGCCAATCCGGAAAAGCCAAAGTAAAATCGAAGCGCAAGGGCTAA
- a CDS encoding J domain-containing protein, producing the protein MEYKDYYQILGVEKNATKDQIKKAYRKLARQYHPDVNPNDAEAERKFKEVNEANEVLSDDEKRRKYDQLGADWQRYQQAGGRGGFGGQGGFDWSQYTNQGGGFGGFGGGGSAHDFADAGDFSDFFSSFFGGMGGHGHARTTRPAAGHDLQAEMEITLEEAYHGGPRTVVVGERKLRINIKPGVEDGQTIRLRDQGAPGRNGGPNGSLLITFRIQPDARYVRTGHDLTMDVPVSLYKALLGGEQVVETLGGPVRVKIKPETANGTRLRLRGKGFPVYGHAGQHGDLYLRLQVQLPQHLTAQERELFQQLAQFRGEEVSQPS; encoded by the coding sequence ATGGAATACAAGGACTACTACCAGATTTTGGGCGTTGAGAAGAACGCGACCAAAGACCAGATCAAGAAGGCGTACCGCAAGCTGGCGCGCCAGTACCACCCCGACGTAAACCCCAACGACGCCGAGGCCGAACGCAAGTTTAAGGAGGTAAACGAGGCCAACGAAGTACTCAGCGACGACGAAAAACGCCGGAAATACGACCAGTTGGGCGCCGACTGGCAGCGCTACCAGCAGGCGGGCGGCCGCGGGGGCTTTGGCGGGCAAGGCGGCTTCGATTGGTCGCAGTACACCAACCAAGGCGGTGGGTTTGGCGGCTTCGGAGGCGGCGGCAGTGCCCACGATTTTGCCGACGCCGGCGACTTTTCCGACTTCTTCAGCTCCTTTTTTGGAGGCATGGGCGGCCACGGCCACGCTCGCACCACACGCCCGGCGGCTGGCCACGATTTGCAGGCCGAAATGGAGATTACGCTCGAAGAGGCATACCACGGCGGCCCGCGCACAGTGGTGGTTGGCGAGCGTAAGCTGCGCATCAACATCAAGCCGGGCGTAGAGGATGGCCAAACCATTCGGCTGCGCGACCAAGGTGCGCCCGGCCGCAACGGCGGGCCCAATGGCTCCTTGCTTATCACCTTCCGCATTCAGCCCGATGCGCGCTACGTGCGCACCGGCCACGACCTGACCATGGACGTGCCCGTTAGCCTCTACAAAGCCCTGCTCGGCGGCGAGCAAGTGGTAGAAACCCTGGGTGGCCCCGTGAGGGTGAAGATCAAGCCCGAAACGGCCAACGGCACCCGCCTGCGCCTGCGGGGCAAGGGCTTTCCGGTGTACGGCCACGCCGGCCAGCACGGCGACTTGTACCTGCGCCTGCAAGTGCAGTTGCCCCAGCACCTCACGGCGCAGGAGCGCGAGCTGTTTCAGCAGCTAGCCCAGTTCCGCGGCGAAGAGGTAAGCCAACCCTCCTAA
- a CDS encoding chaperone modulator CbpM, with amino-acid sequence MSTHYITLSFRDCATTYGLPEAALQDLADLGWLRLHPQPAAEPLIEDDAEHLARIARLHHELHLPPEGIDLILNMRQRMLQLQYELRRQTARAAQLEAWVRRHPATDAD; translated from the coding sequence ATGAGCACGCACTATATCACCCTCTCCTTCCGCGACTGCGCCACTACTTATGGCCTGCCCGAAGCGGCACTGCAGGACCTGGCCGACCTAGGCTGGCTGCGCCTGCACCCACAACCTGCCGCCGAGCCACTGATCGAGGACGACGCCGAGCACCTGGCCCGTATTGCGCGCCTGCACCACGAGCTGCACCTGCCGCCCGAAGGCATCGACCTGATCCTGAATATGCGCCAGCGCATGCTGCAGCTGCAGTACGAGTTGCGTCGCCAAACCGCCCGCGCGGCGCAGCTCGAGGCCTGGGTGCGCCGCCACCCCGCCACCGACGCCGATTAA
- a CDS encoding ZIP family metal transporter, which produces MLVALVLLFGTVLGAGWLTRFVPTSHTTWLRPLLAFSGAYLVTLTLTHLLPEAIALDGSAHRVGYFLLAGFFGQLVLELFSQGVEHGHQHVHAEHAHAGVPWLLLSSLTLHAFLEGSILVRQPHTEVPGGFYAVLAGVALHHIPAAFALMAVLVTRLGSFGRALPWLMLFAAAAPLGVLWSHYSGLNPVQPGGWYPALLGLVSGNFLHVSTTILFEVSPEHKINVRKLLATLLGAALALLVNSH; this is translated from the coding sequence ATGCTCGTAGCTCTTGTGCTGCTGTTCGGAACGGTGCTTGGCGCCGGCTGGCTTACGCGCTTTGTGCCCACCAGCCACACTACCTGGCTTCGTCCGTTGCTGGCATTCAGCGGTGCTTACCTGGTTACGCTCACGCTTACGCACCTGCTGCCCGAGGCCATTGCCCTCGATGGTTCGGCGCACCGCGTGGGGTACTTTTTGCTGGCCGGCTTTTTTGGCCAGTTGGTGCTCGAGCTGTTTTCGCAGGGCGTGGAGCACGGCCACCAGCACGTGCACGCCGAGCATGCCCACGCCGGCGTGCCCTGGCTGCTGCTCAGCTCGCTTACGCTGCACGCCTTTCTGGAGGGCAGCATTTTGGTGCGGCAGCCGCACACCGAGGTGCCCGGCGGCTTTTATGCCGTGCTGGCCGGCGTGGCGCTGCACCACATTCCGGCAGCTTTTGCCCTGATGGCAGTGTTGGTAACGCGCCTGGGCAGCTTTGGCCGGGCCTTACCTTGGCTGATGTTATTTGCGGCTGCCGCGCCCCTAGGTGTGCTCTGGAGCCACTACAGCGGCCTGAACCCGGTGCAGCCGGGCGGCTGGTACCCGGCACTGCTGGGCTTGGTAAGCGGCAACTTCCTGCACGTATCCACCACCATTCTGTTCGAGGTAAGCCCCGAGCACAAGATTAACGTGCGCAAGCTGCTGGCCACGCTCCTAGGTGCGGCGCTGGCGTTGCTGGTAAACAGCCACTGA
- a CDS encoding class I SAM-dependent methyltransferase has translation MARSYAESAEWFSTWFDSPYYHLLYQHRNHDEAREFLDKLLIHLHPKPKERLLDLACGKGRHAIYLNQQGYDVTGVDLSPQSIDHARQFENERLHFLVHDMRAPLPEGPFDFILNLFTSFGYFDEEAENVVALRNAADALQFGGKLVIDFMNTERTVRELVAHEQKQVENTLFRIDRHLDRDFIVKDIRFTDAEGREQHFQERVRALTIDRFREYFYLAGLRLGEVLGDYNLNPYIEAESPRMIFILKK, from the coding sequence ATGGCACGATCCTACGCCGAGTCGGCCGAGTGGTTCAGCACTTGGTTTGATTCGCCCTACTACCATTTGCTGTACCAGCACCGCAACCACGACGAAGCCCGTGAGTTTCTGGATAAGCTGCTGATACACCTGCACCCCAAGCCCAAGGAGCGCCTGCTCGATTTGGCCTGCGGTAAGGGCCGCCACGCTATTTACTTAAACCAGCAGGGCTACGACGTTACCGGCGTCGACCTTTCGCCGCAGAGCATCGACCACGCCCGGCAGTTTGAGAACGAGCGGCTCCACTTCTTGGTGCACGATATGCGGGCGCCCTTGCCCGAAGGCCCCTTCGATTTTATCCTGAACCTGTTCACCAGCTTTGGGTACTTCGACGAGGAAGCCGAGAACGTGGTGGCCCTGCGCAACGCGGCCGATGCGCTGCAGTTCGGCGGCAAGCTCGTTATCGATTTCATGAACACCGAGCGCACCGTGCGCGAGCTGGTGGCCCACGAGCAGAAGCAGGTAGAGAACACGCTGTTCCGTATCGATCGTCACCTCGACCGTGACTTCATCGTTAAGGACATCCGGTTTACCGATGCCGAGGGCCGGGAGCAGCACTTTCAGGAGCGCGTGCGGGCCCTTACCATCGACCGTTTCAGGGAGTACTTCTACCTCGCGGGCCTGCGGCTGGGCGAGGTGCTGGGCGACTACAACCTGAACCCTTACATCGAGGCCGAGAGTCCTCGCATGATCTTCATTCTTAAAAAGTAA